Proteins from one Nitrobacteraceae bacterium AZCC 2146 genomic window:
- a CDS encoding enoyl-CoA hydratase/carnithine racemase (product_source=COG1024; cath_funfam=1.10.12.10,3.90.226.10; cog=COG1024; pfam=PF00378; superfamily=52096), producing MTENLKTEVADGIMTLTISRPEKKNALTGAMYDAMSDGLERAETDSAVKVVLFQGDGDSFTAGNDLADFSAQSSSKDPGESPAFRFISNLGKATKPLVAAVQGNAVGVGTTMLLHCDLVYLADNARLITPFVNLALVPEAASSWLLPARIGHVRAYAMFALGEPMDAATALSCGLANAVLPVADVRGKALAAAVALTKRPTGSLSHTKALMREHQKIAARISAESALFKERLQTAEAREAFSAFAERRAPDFSRV from the coding sequence ATGACTGAGAACCTGAAGACCGAAGTCGCGGACGGCATCATGACGCTGACGATCTCGCGTCCCGAAAAGAAGAATGCGCTGACCGGCGCGATGTACGATGCGATGTCGGACGGGCTGGAGCGCGCGGAGACGGACAGCGCCGTCAAGGTCGTTCTGTTTCAGGGCGATGGCGACAGCTTTACCGCGGGCAACGATCTAGCCGACTTCAGCGCGCAATCCTCCAGCAAGGATCCGGGCGAGAGCCCTGCCTTCCGCTTCATCAGCAATCTCGGCAAGGCAACGAAGCCGCTGGTGGCTGCGGTGCAAGGCAACGCGGTGGGCGTCGGCACCACCATGCTTCTCCATTGCGACCTGGTGTATCTCGCGGACAATGCGCGTCTGATCACGCCGTTCGTGAATCTCGCACTGGTGCCTGAGGCCGCCTCAAGCTGGCTGCTGCCGGCCCGCATCGGGCACGTCAGGGCTTATGCGATGTTCGCGCTGGGAGAGCCGATGGATGCCGCGACGGCGCTATCGTGCGGCTTGGCCAACGCCGTCTTGCCTGTCGCGGACGTCCGCGGCAAGGCGCTTGCCGCGGCGGTGGCGCTCACCAAACGGCCCACCGGCTCCCTGAGCCACACCAAGGCGCTGATGCGCGAGCACCAGAAGATTGCCGCCAGGATCAGCGCGGAGAGCGCTCTTTTCAAGGAGCGTCTGCAAACCGCCGAGGCGCGTGAGGCGTTCTCTGCGTTCGCGGAGCGGCGGGCGCCGGATTTTTCCAGGGTGTAG
- a CDS encoding enoyl-CoA hydratase/carnithine racemase (product_source=COG1024; cath_funfam=1.10.12.10,3.90.226.10; cog=COG1024; pfam=PF00378; superfamily=52096), which yields MTDEARTIDTGTAELLCEIRERVATITLNRPEARNALSDHLSPALRRMIKQCGDDPGVGALLITGAGDAFCAGGDIKGMGGNAVKTETTFDERVAQLRIRQRTLTGALVAVRKPTIAALPGPAAGAGMAIALACDIRIAAESAIMATGYARVGLTGDYGIAWLLTQLVGTARARELMFTSERITAARCEVLGLVNRVVPDAELRTTAFAFAKSLAEGPALAFAGMKDNLDHAMTSDFLSSLDREAENMVRAARTSDHKEAVRAFIEKRKPSFGGS from the coding sequence ATGACCGACGAGGCGCGCACCATCGATACCGGCACGGCGGAACTGCTTTGCGAAATCAGGGAACGGGTGGCGACGATCACGCTGAACCGGCCCGAGGCACGAAACGCGCTCTCCGATCACCTCTCTCCGGCGCTGCGGCGGATGATCAAGCAATGCGGCGACGATCCCGGCGTCGGCGCACTGCTGATCACGGGCGCCGGCGACGCCTTCTGCGCCGGCGGCGACATCAAGGGAATGGGCGGCAACGCGGTCAAGACCGAAACGACCTTCGACGAACGCGTGGCGCAACTTCGCATCCGTCAGCGCACGCTTACGGGAGCGCTGGTCGCGGTGCGCAAGCCGACGATCGCGGCGTTGCCGGGACCGGCAGCCGGCGCCGGTATGGCCATCGCGCTCGCCTGCGACATCCGCATCGCGGCCGAGTCGGCGATCATGGCCACCGGCTATGCGCGCGTCGGCCTGACGGGCGATTACGGCATCGCCTGGCTGCTGACACAGCTCGTCGGCACCGCTCGCGCCCGGGAGCTGATGTTCACGTCGGAGCGCATCACGGCCGCGCGTTGCGAGGTGCTCGGCCTCGTCAATCGCGTCGTCCCCGACGCGGAACTGCGCACTACCGCGTTCGCTTTCGCGAAATCGCTTGCCGAAGGCCCCGCTCTCGCCTTCGCCGGCATGAAGGACAATCTGGACCACGCGATGACCTCCGACTTCCTGAGTTCTTTGGACCGCGAAGCAGAAAACATGGTGCGCGCCGCGCGGACGAGCGACCACAAGGAGGCCGTCCGCGCCTTCATCGAGAAGCGCAAGCCGTCGTTCGGCGGATCGTAA
- a CDS encoding NAD(P)H-dependent flavin oxidoreductase YrpB (nitropropane dioxygenase family) (product_source=COG2070; cath_funfam=3.20.20.70; cog=COG2070; ko=KO:K23948; pfam=PF03060; superfamily=51412) — protein sequence MRTAITDLFGIEHPIIQGGMHYVGFAELAAAVSNAGGLGIITGLTQKTPELLAKEIARCHDMTDKPFGVNLTFLPTLSSPPYPEYIAAIKEGGIRIVETAGRSPEQYMPALKAGGIKVIHKCTSVRHSLKAEQIGCDAVSVDGFECGGHPGEDDMPNMILLPRAAEELKIPFVASGGMADARSLVAALALGAAGINMGTRFIATREAPVHDNVKKALVAATELDTRIVMRALRNTERVLKNAGVERLMEIEREKGPKLVIADILDEVAGVYPKVMIDGDMDAGAWSCGMVVGLINDVPTVKELIDRIMADADRIIRQRLTGFLDAPEREPMRAAAE from the coding sequence ATGAGAACGGCGATCACCGACCTGTTCGGCATAGAACACCCGATCATCCAGGGCGGAATGCATTACGTCGGCTTCGCCGAACTCGCGGCTGCGGTGTCGAATGCGGGCGGCCTCGGCATCATCACGGGACTGACGCAAAAGACGCCGGAGCTGCTTGCGAAGGAAATCGCCAGGTGCCACGACATGACGGATAAGCCGTTTGGGGTGAATCTGACGTTTCTTCCCACGTTGTCCTCGCCGCCGTATCCGGAATACATCGCGGCGATCAAGGAGGGCGGCATCAGGATCGTGGAGACCGCCGGCCGCAGCCCCGAGCAATACATGCCGGCGCTGAAGGCGGGCGGCATCAAGGTCATCCACAAGTGCACATCCGTCCGGCATTCGCTCAAGGCCGAACAGATCGGCTGCGACGCCGTCAGCGTCGATGGCTTCGAATGCGGCGGCCATCCGGGCGAAGACGACATGCCGAACATGATCCTTCTCCCGCGCGCCGCGGAAGAGTTGAAAATCCCGTTCGTCGCCTCGGGCGGCATGGCCGATGCGCGCAGCCTGGTCGCCGCGCTCGCGCTGGGCGCCGCCGGGATCAACATGGGAACGCGCTTCATCGCCACCAGGGAAGCGCCGGTCCACGACAACGTCAAGAAGGCCCTCGTCGCGGCCACCGAGCTGGACACACGCATCGTCATGCGGGCGTTGAGGAACACCGAACGCGTGCTGAAGAATGCCGGCGTTGAGCGGTTGATGGAGATCGAGCGCGAGAAGGGCCCGAAGCTGGTGATCGCCGACATTCTCGACGAGGTCGCGGGCGTCTACCCGAAAGTCATGATCGACGGCGATATGGATGCCGGCGCCTGGAGCTGCGGCATGGTGGTCGGATTGATCAACGACGTGCCGACGGTGAAGGAGCTGATCGACCGCATCATGGCCGATGCGGACCGCATCATCCGCCAGCGGCTGACCGGCTTCCTCGATGCACCGGAGCGCGAGCCGATGCGCGCGGCGGCTGAGTGA
- a CDS encoding acetyl-CoA C-acetyltransferase (product_source=KO:K00626; cath_funfam=3.40.47.10; cog=COG0183; ko=KO:K00626; pfam=PF00108,PF02803; superfamily=53901; tigrfam=TIGR01930): MTEAVIVSTARTPIGKAYKGALNNTEGATLMGHAISAALARANIIGGEVEDVVMGCAMQQGTTGSNIARKALLRAGLPVTVAGTTIDRQCASGLQAIALAARSVIFDGVEVAVGGGGESISLVQNEHMNQWHAVDPELLAIKGDAYIAMLDTAENVAKRYNISRELQDEYSLESQRRTAAAQQAGRFNDELAPVKTTMAVVNKETGVVSYDQVTLSADEGPRPDTTAEGLAKVKPAKGPGFTITGGNASQLSDGASATVIMSDKLAAQKGLKPLGIFRGFVSAGCEPDEMGIGPIFAVPRLLKRHGLTVDDIDLWELNEAFAVQVIYCRDKLGIDPEKLNVNGGSIAVGHPYGMTGARLTGHALIEGRRRKAKYAVVTMCVGGGMGAAGLLEIVH; encoded by the coding sequence ATGACCGAAGCAGTCATCGTATCGACCGCCCGCACCCCGATCGGCAAGGCCTACAAGGGCGCGCTGAACAATACCGAAGGAGCGACGCTGATGGGCCACGCCATCTCGGCGGCTCTCGCCCGCGCCAACATCATCGGCGGGGAAGTCGAGGATGTTGTGATGGGGTGCGCGATGCAGCAGGGCACCACCGGCAGTAACATTGCCCGCAAGGCGTTGCTGCGCGCCGGCTTGCCGGTCACCGTGGCCGGCACCACGATCGACCGTCAATGCGCGTCCGGGCTTCAGGCGATCGCGCTGGCCGCACGCTCCGTGATCTTCGACGGTGTCGAGGTCGCCGTCGGCGGCGGCGGCGAATCGATCAGCCTGGTGCAGAACGAGCATATGAACCAGTGGCACGCGGTCGATCCGGAGCTGCTCGCCATCAAGGGCGACGCCTACATCGCAATGCTGGATACGGCGGAGAACGTCGCCAAGCGCTACAACATTTCCCGCGAGCTGCAGGACGAATACAGCCTCGAAAGCCAGCGCCGGACGGCGGCCGCGCAGCAGGCCGGCCGCTTCAACGACGAGTTGGCGCCGGTCAAAACCACGATGGCCGTGGTGAACAAGGAAACCGGCGTCGTGTCCTACGATCAGGTCACGCTGTCGGCCGACGAGGGGCCGCGTCCGGATACGACAGCGGAAGGTCTCGCCAAGGTGAAGCCCGCCAAGGGACCGGGCTTCACGATCACCGGCGGAAATGCCAGCCAGCTGTCGGACGGGGCCAGCGCCACGGTGATCATGAGCGACAAGCTCGCGGCGCAGAAGGGATTGAAGCCGCTCGGCATCTTCCGCGGCTTTGTCTCGGCCGGCTGCGAGCCGGACGAAATGGGCATCGGTCCGATCTTCGCGGTGCCGCGTCTCCTGAAGCGTCACGGGCTGACGGTCGACGACATCGATTTGTGGGAATTGAACGAGGCCTTCGCGGTGCAGGTGATCTATTGCCGCGACAAGCTCGGCATCGATCCGGAGAAGCTCAACGTCAATGGCGGATCGATTGCGGTCGGACATCCCTACGGCATGACCGGTGCCCGCCTGACGGGCCACGCGCTGATCGAAGGCCGTCGCCGGAAAGCGAAGTATGCCGTCGTCACGATGTGCGTCGGCGGCGGAATGGGCGCCGCGGGCCTGCTCGAAATCGTCCACTGA
- a CDS encoding alkylation response protein AidB-like acyl-CoA dehydrogenase (product_source=COG1960; cath_funfam=1.10.540.10,1.20.140.10,2.40.110.10; cog=COG1960; pfam=PF00441,PF02770,PF02771; superfamily=47203,56645) — MDIQFTEEQELLRNSVQRLLKDEYDFDARRRIVASEDGWSRAHWTKFAEMGLLAAPFAEEFGGFGDGPLATMIVMQEFGRYLVVEPFFETVVLAGGLIEAEGTDEQRHQFLPEIAKGDAVWALAWAEQGARYDLSNVAATARRSGDEYILSGAKATVVGAPWADKLIVSARTSGDRRDHDGVSLFIVDRQSAGLHLQSFKTIDGRRAAEITLKDVRVPAANLLGGEGKGAAILEDCRDRAIGALCAEAVGAMSELNSATLDYAKTRKQFGVALGTFQVLQHRMVDMFIALQEAVSLTQHLTLTLLSKGTPVSKLASGAKSKVGYAARFIGEQAIQLHGGMGMSDELNVGHYFKRIGAIDIQFGDSAFHLMRFARAS, encoded by the coding sequence ATGGACATCCAATTCACCGAAGAACAGGAACTGCTGCGCAACAGTGTGCAGCGCCTCCTCAAGGATGAATATGATTTCGATGCGCGCCGCAGGATCGTCGCCAGCGAGGACGGCTGGAGCCGCGCGCACTGGACCAAGTTTGCCGAGATGGGCCTGCTCGCCGCGCCGTTCGCGGAGGAATTCGGCGGCTTCGGCGACGGACCGTTGGCGACCATGATCGTGATGCAGGAGTTTGGCCGCTATCTCGTCGTCGAGCCGTTCTTCGAGACGGTCGTATTGGCCGGCGGTCTGATCGAGGCTGAAGGCACCGATGAGCAGCGTCATCAGTTTCTTCCGGAGATCGCCAAGGGCGACGCGGTCTGGGCCCTGGCTTGGGCCGAGCAGGGGGCGCGTTACGATCTGAGCAATGTCGCGGCGACCGCGCGCCGCAGCGGCGACGAATACATCCTGTCCGGCGCGAAAGCTACGGTGGTCGGCGCGCCCTGGGCGGACAAGCTGATCGTCTCGGCGCGCACGTCCGGCGACCGCCGCGACCACGACGGCGTCAGTCTTTTCATCGTCGACCGGCAGTCGGCCGGTCTTCACCTGCAGAGCTTCAAGACCATCGACGGCCGGCGAGCGGCGGAAATCACCCTGAAGGATGTGCGGGTGCCCGCTGCCAATCTTCTGGGCGGCGAAGGAAAGGGCGCGGCAATCCTTGAGGATTGCCGGGACCGCGCCATCGGCGCGCTCTGCGCCGAGGCGGTCGGCGCCATGTCGGAACTGAATTCTGCGACGCTCGATTACGCCAAGACCCGCAAGCAGTTCGGCGTGGCGTTGGGCACCTTCCAGGTCTTGCAGCATCGGATGGTGGACATGTTCATCGCGCTTCAGGAGGCGGTGTCGCTGACGCAGCACCTGACACTGACCCTGCTGTCCAAGGGCACTCCCGTCTCGAAGCTGGCGTCCGGTGCGAAGTCCAAGGTCGGCTATGCCGCCCGTTTCATAGGCGAGCAAGCGATCCAGCTCCACGGCGGCATGGGCATGAGCGACGAACTTAACGTCGGTCACTACTTCAAGCGGATCGGGGCGATCGACATCCAGTTCGGCGATTCCGCCTTCCACCTCATGCGTTTCGCGCGAGCCAGCTAG
- a CDS encoding alkylation response protein AidB-like acyl-CoA dehydrogenase (product_source=COG1960; cath_funfam=1.10.540.10,1.20.140.10,2.40.110.10; cog=COG1960; pfam=PF00441,PF02770,PF02771; superfamily=47203,56645), translating to MELNLSREDAAFRDEVRSFIAENYPQEMRVPDAETDLSKEQSLLWHKILHKKGWIAPLWPKEYGGPGWSLTQRFIWEQETSRAGTLPPLAFSVTMVGPVIYTYGTEAQKKKFLPRILSGEHWWCQGYSEPGSGSDLASVRTKAVRDGDHYVVNGHKTWTTLAQHADWIFCLVRTDPTAKAQAGISFLLIDMKTPGVTVRPIITIDGSHEVNDVFLEDVRVPVENLIGEENKGWTYAKFLLGNERTSMAGIGRSTRYLRRLKDIVRAEVLEDDPSFAEFVRDIARVELDVLALEATELRVVAQMARGIDPGPAASLFKIRGTEIFQRITDLTHRAMGNYGLALREHPASDNVFMPGPDYGHTAAEKYLNSRKLSIYGGSNEIQRNIIAKAVLGL from the coding sequence ATGGAGTTGAACCTCTCCAGGGAAGACGCGGCCTTTCGCGACGAGGTTCGATCGTTCATCGCCGAAAACTATCCGCAGGAAATGCGGGTACCCGATGCGGAGACCGACCTCAGCAAGGAGCAGTCGCTGCTCTGGCACAAGATCCTGCATAAAAAGGGCTGGATCGCGCCGTTGTGGCCGAAGGAATATGGCGGACCTGGCTGGTCGCTCACCCAGCGCTTCATCTGGGAGCAGGAGACGTCCCGCGCCGGGACGCTGCCGCCGCTCGCGTTCAGCGTAACCATGGTCGGTCCCGTCATCTACACCTATGGCACCGAAGCGCAGAAGAAGAAGTTCTTGCCCCGGATCCTGTCCGGCGAGCACTGGTGGTGCCAGGGCTATTCCGAGCCGGGCTCGGGATCGGATCTCGCATCTGTCCGGACTAAAGCCGTCCGCGACGGCGACCACTACGTTGTCAACGGCCACAAGACATGGACGACGCTGGCGCAGCATGCCGACTGGATCTTCTGCCTGGTCCGCACAGATCCGACCGCCAAGGCTCAGGCCGGCATCTCCTTCCTGCTGATCGACATGAAGACCCCCGGTGTGACCGTTCGTCCGATCATCACCATCGACGGGTCGCACGAGGTCAACGACGTCTTCCTCGAAGATGTCCGCGTGCCCGTCGAGAACCTGATCGGCGAAGAGAACAAGGGCTGGACCTACGCGAAATTCCTGCTCGGCAACGAGCGGACCAGCATGGCCGGCATCGGCCGTTCGACGCGATATCTGCGACGCCTGAAGGACATCGTCCGCGCGGAAGTTCTTGAAGACGACCCGAGCTTCGCCGAATTCGTCAGGGACATCGCCCGCGTCGAGCTGGATGTCCTTGCGCTTGAGGCGACCGAACTCCGGGTCGTCGCCCAGATGGCGCGCGGCATCGATCCCGGTCCGGCAGCCTCGCTGTTCAAGATCAGGGGCACGGAAATCTTTCAGCGCATCACCGACCTCACGCACCGTGCGATGGGCAACTACGGCCTCGCGCTGCGCGAACACCCCGCCAGCGACAATGTGTTCATGCCCGGGCCCGACTACGGGCATACGGCGGCCGAAAAATATCTGAACTCACGCAAGCTCAGCATCTACGGCGGTTCGAACGAAATCCAACGCAACATCATCGCAAAGGCGGTGCTTGGTCTTTGA
- a CDS encoding NAD(P)-dependent dehydrogenase (short-subunit alcohol dehydrogenase family) (product_source=COG1028; cath_funfam=3.40.50.720; cog=COG1028; pfam=PF00106; superfamily=51735), which produces MEKRNATVAVVGAGDFIGGEIAKKFAAEGFTVFVGRRQGDKLEPLIKEIEAAGGTVFGRSLDARKEDEITRFIADADAHAPLEVCVFNIGANVNFPIVETTERVFRKVWEMACLSGFLAGREAARHMLARGKGNIFFTGATASMRGGKGFAAFASAKFGLRAVAQSMARELGPQNIHVAHLVIDSSVDTEWVRQLIVSREGEQAIQNLDPNRLMRPAAVAESYWQLYQQPRDAWTFEHEIRPFGEKW; this is translated from the coding sequence TTGGAAAAACGAAACGCAACGGTTGCCGTCGTCGGCGCCGGAGACTTCATCGGCGGCGAAATCGCCAAGAAATTTGCCGCGGAGGGCTTTACGGTCTTCGTCGGCCGCCGCCAGGGCGACAAGCTCGAACCGCTGATCAAGGAGATCGAGGCCGCGGGCGGCACCGTGTTCGGTCGATCGCTGGATGCCCGCAAGGAAGACGAGATCACCAGGTTCATTGCGGACGCTGACGCGCACGCGCCTTTGGAGGTCTGCGTTTTCAACATCGGCGCCAACGTCAATTTTCCCATCGTCGAGACCACTGAGCGGGTGTTCCGAAAGGTCTGGGAAATGGCATGCCTTTCCGGCTTCCTGGCCGGGCGGGAAGCTGCACGTCACATGCTCGCGCGCGGGAAGGGCAACATCTTCTTCACCGGCGCGACCGCAAGCATGCGCGGCGGCAAGGGGTTCGCCGCGTTCGCCAGCGCGAAGTTCGGCCTTCGCGCCGTCGCGCAGTCGATGGCGCGCGAGCTTGGTCCGCAGAACATCCATGTCGCGCATCTCGTCATCGACTCCAGTGTCGATACCGAGTGGGTCCGGCAGCTGATTGTCAGCCGCGAAGGTGAGCAGGCCATCCAGAACCTCGACCCGAACCGCCTGATGCGCCCCGCTGCCGTCGCTGAATCCTACTGGCAGCTTTATCAGCAGCCGCGCGATGCCTGGACGTTCGAGCATGAGATTAGGCCCTTCGGCGAGAAGTGGTAG
- a CDS encoding long-chain acyl-CoA synthetase (product_source=KO:K01897; cath_funfam=2.30.38.10,3.30.300.30,3.40.50.980; cog=COG0318; ko=KO:K01897; pfam=PF00501,PF13193; superfamily=56801; transmembrane_helix_parts=Inside_1_214,TMhelix_215_237,Outside_238_518), with translation MLKTVEADHATRILGELPRRIHLVIDRHATDTPDRPALVEDGRIWTYGQLQRSVRDIADGLLALGIRPGDRMMIVSENSIALAGLLLAASRIDAWAIVVNPRLSPRELDQIRDHSGARRVFLTVGVSREAEVHASRYGAQTVAIGSLRDIAVTALNESTAPEPVEDSPRDQVAVLIYTSGTTGTPKGVMLTHENLLFSAKTTAEIRRMTPADKQYIVLPISHIVGISLLVMTLMTGATVRLVSKYDPAALAKAIAEEGVTILNGVPATYQRLLEHKTIAGLEALDPGSLRLIAVAGAPLDLDLKSRVQQELGLPLLNGYGITECSPGLSGVRIDAPRDDQAVGPLLPGIEAKIVGLDGAPKPAGEVGELHVRGRNVMRGYYRAPDLTAKAIDPDGWFNTGDLARFEGDCLFIVGRTKEMIIRSGFNVYPAEIEAVLSSHASVVQCAVVGRSVEGNEEVVAFVQLLQGTETTAADLMAHVSPQLTSYKRPSEIIVLPALPATSTGKILKHKLAESLRGQ, from the coding sequence TTGTTGAAGACGGTAGAAGCAGACCACGCCACCCGGATCCTTGGCGAACTTCCGCGTCGGATTCATCTCGTGATCGACCGGCATGCCACGGACACCCCCGACCGGCCTGCACTGGTCGAGGACGGTCGCATCTGGACCTATGGCCAGCTTCAACGATCGGTCCGGGACATCGCCGACGGCCTGCTGGCGCTTGGCATCAGGCCGGGCGATCGCATGATGATCGTCAGCGAGAACAGCATCGCGCTGGCCGGATTGCTGCTGGCCGCGAGCCGGATCGACGCCTGGGCGATCGTCGTCAATCCGCGGCTGTCGCCGCGCGAGTTGGATCAGATCCGCGACCACAGCGGCGCGCGGCGGGTCTTTCTGACCGTGGGCGTATCCAGGGAAGCCGAGGTCCACGCGTCGCGCTACGGGGCGCAGACGGTCGCGATCGGTTCGCTTCGGGATATCGCAGTGACGGCGCTGAACGAGAGCACCGCACCGGAACCGGTCGAAGACAGCCCCAGGGACCAGGTCGCCGTGCTGATTTACACCTCGGGTACGACGGGAACGCCGAAAGGCGTGATGCTCACGCACGAGAACCTGCTGTTCAGCGCAAAGACGACGGCCGAAATCCGCCGCATGACGCCGGCCGACAAGCAGTACATCGTGCTGCCGATCTCGCACATCGTCGGCATTTCCCTGCTGGTGATGACGCTGATGACCGGCGCGACGGTCCGGCTGGTCAGCAAATACGATCCGGCGGCGCTTGCGAAGGCGATCGCCGAAGAGGGCGTCACCATTCTTAACGGCGTCCCGGCGACCTATCAGCGCCTGCTGGAGCACAAGACCATCGCCGGCCTCGAGGCGCTCGATCCGGGCTCGCTGCGCCTTATCGCGGTTGCCGGCGCGCCTTTGGATCTCGATCTGAAATCCCGGGTGCAGCAGGAGCTCGGTCTGCCTCTCCTGAACGGGTACGGAATCACAGAGTGTTCGCCCGGCCTCTCCGGCGTCAGGATCGACGCGCCAAGGGACGATCAGGCGGTCGGGCCGCTGCTGCCCGGCATCGAAGCGAAGATCGTCGGGCTGGATGGCGCGCCAAAGCCCGCCGGCGAAGTCGGGGAGCTTCACGTCCGTGGACGCAATGTGATGCGCGGCTATTACCGGGCACCGGACCTGACGGCGAAGGCGATCGATCCCGATGGCTGGTTCAACACCGGGGACCTCGCGCGCTTCGAAGGCGATTGCCTCTTCATCGTCGGACGCACCAAGGAAATGATCATCCGCTCGGGCTTCAACGTCTATCCGGCAGAGATCGAGGCGGTGCTGAGCTCGCACGCGTCGGTCGTGCAATGCGCGGTGGTGGGGCGTTCCGTCGAAGGCAACGAGGAAGTCGTGGCTTTCGTGCAGCTGCTCCAGGGCACGGAGACGACCGCCGCGGACCTGATGGCCCATGTGTCGCCGCAGCTCACCTCCTACAAGCGCCCGTCCGAGATCATCGTGCTGCCGGCGCTGCCGGCGACGTCGACCGGAAAGATCCTCAAGCACAAGCTCGCGGAATCGCTGCGCGGCCAGTGA
- a CDS encoding 2-hydroxychromene-2-carboxylate isomerase (product_source=COG3917; cath_funfam=3.40.30.10; cog=COG3917; pfam=PF01323; superfamily=52833) codes for MTVPLKVEFQFDFGSPNAYLAEIALPGIEKRTGAKFEYVPVLLGGIYKATGNMSPADSLRGIKNKPEYQRLETERFLRRHGITKFKYNPFFPVNTLMLMRGAVAAQFENVFEPYFRAAYHHMWEEPKKMDDVETFRAAFKSSGIDIDMLMARAQQNDVKQKLIKDTNDAVERGAFGSPTFFVGTEMFFGKDSLRDVEDSIVEQSSALQAKRA; via the coding sequence GTGACGGTTCCGTTGAAGGTCGAATTCCAGTTCGATTTCGGAAGCCCCAATGCCTATCTGGCAGAGATCGCGTTGCCCGGTATCGAGAAGCGCACCGGCGCGAAATTTGAATACGTGCCGGTCTTGCTAGGCGGGATTTACAAGGCGACCGGCAACATGTCGCCGGCGGATTCGCTGCGCGGCATCAAGAACAAGCCGGAATACCAGAGGCTGGAAACCGAGCGGTTTCTGCGCCGTCACGGCATTACCAAGTTCAAGTACAACCCGTTCTTCCCCGTCAATACGCTGATGTTGATGCGCGGCGCTGTCGCGGCGCAATTCGAAAACGTCTTCGAGCCTTATTTCCGGGCGGCGTACCATCACATGTGGGAAGAGCCCAAGAAGATGGACGACGTCGAGACATTTCGCGCTGCCTTCAAGTCTTCGGGCATCGACATCGACATGCTGATGGCTCGCGCCCAGCAGAACGACGTGAAGCAGAAGCTGATCAAGGACACCAACGACGCGGTCGAACGCGGCGCGTTCGGTTCGCCGACGTTCTTCGTCGGCACTGAAATGTTCTTCGGGAAGGACAGTCTACGGGACGTTGAAGATTCGATCGTCGAACAATCTTCCGCACTTCAGGCGAAGCGAGCGTAA
- a CDS encoding DNA-binding HxlR family transcriptional regulator (product_source=COG1733; cath_funfam=1.10.10.10; cog=COG1733; pfam=PF01638; superfamily=46785) → MKWDALEEEPCSLARTVAVIGDRWSLMILRECFLRKRRFEAFQSSLGITRHLLAERLKKLVRFGVLRRIPYMESPKRYEYILTQKGLDLYPIIMSIVHWGNVHMVDSRGKPLLHEHKGCGKMFDPLMVCSECGEPLNAKEVHTHPGPGARQALPEKKPAPNKKGSDRAA, encoded by the coding sequence ATGAAATGGGATGCCCTTGAGGAAGAGCCGTGCTCGCTGGCCCGCACCGTTGCGGTGATCGGCGACCGCTGGAGCCTGATGATCCTGCGCGAGTGCTTTCTGCGAAAGCGCCGGTTCGAAGCGTTCCAGTCGTCGCTCGGGATCACGCGCCACCTGCTTGCCGAACGGCTCAAGAAGCTGGTCCGGTTCGGCGTGCTGCGACGCATCCCCTACATGGAATCGCCGAAGCGCTACGAATACATCCTCACCCAGAAAGGCCTCGACCTCTATCCGATCATCATGTCGATCGTCCATTGGGGTAACGTTCACATGGTAGACTCGCGGGGGAAGCCCCTGCTCCACGAACACAAGGGTTGCGGCAAGATGTTCGACCCACTGATGGTCTGTTCGGAGTGCGGGGAACCCCTGAACGCCAAGGAAGTGCATACGCATCCGGGCCCGGGAGCACGCCAGGCTCTCCCTGAGAAGAAACCCGCGCCCAACAAGAAGGGCTCCGACCGGGCGGCATGA